The Candidatus Saccharibacteria bacterium genomic sequence CGTACCAAAGCTTACCACGAGGATCATCAAACCCTCTTTTTTTGCCCGCTACAGACCAAGACTGGCAGGGCACACCACCAACAATTAGATCGACCTCTGGTAATTCTTTGATTTCTGTAACATCCCCTAGGTTGTAATCTTCGGGATCGTTAAAGTTTGCTAAGTATGTCTCAATCGCTTTCTTGTCTATCTCAGAGAATCCGACACTTTCCCCACCAATAGCATCTAAGCCAATCCGAAACCCTCCAATTCCTGAAAACAAATCAACATAGCTGAAACTCATACTATCCTCCAATTCATATAAGCTTATGTTAAATCAGATAATAAAAAAAATCAAGGCCCCCTTGTATCTTAAAAAGATGATCCTACAGATATAATTAATGTAGACAACAGTGTATTTGTAATATTAGGATACCTCGTGCAAGGCTCGTACAAAGAGCAGGGTGCATTTGTTGAGGGGTATTAGGAATCAATTTGTAATCAGGAACAGAACTCTAGAAAATAACTAATCTTCTAAGCTTGTTATTATTCCAGCACTGACTGCCTAGCCAGAATTAACGACCCTAACAGATGAAGGAACACCATGCATACCGCTTCTAGCGATTATCTCCATCGTGTTAGCTCTTTTAGGCTTCAAGACATCTGTTCTTGTGGAGACTAATGGATAATCCTTATTTCCGCAATGTTGACCGTAGGTAATAGAAACTGCTTCTTCACGAAGTGGTGGCTTTGAAGTATCTCTGCCTTCCGTAGGCCCTTCCGCGGACATCCACTCTTCGTATGCATTGCAAGCTTTTCCCTTGTATCCAACACAGGCCTCTCCAATACATTCAATATATTGTTTAGCTGGCAGATGTGGATCATTCTCGGGAAGCTCTTCATCAACGGGCTTCATATAAAGCACCTTAGGTGTTGTGTGCATTTTAGGTTCTGGGGCTACGCCTTCTAAAGCCTTCTGATCTCGAGCAATACGACGTAAAAAGTGAAATCTTTCAACTGGCCCAAGGTCAACGAATGGCTCAGTAACCCTTTCCCCGATGCCTACCACCATAGGCATACCTTCAAGATATCTCTGCTTGTAGGCGCGCTCAGTAATCTGAGCTAAATGGGCAAAAGTATTTGCCAACTCATCGTTACCGAGTGCCGCTCGTTTAGCCCAAGTTTCTTGTTGATGCGTTGGCTTGCCTATTACCAAGATCCCTTCAACTAAAAAGGCACGAATCATTCCCATATATGCTAGATACATGGCTTCAGTGCGTTGTTTTGCTGTTTCTGCAATCAGAATATTCTCACTCATACCAACTATTCTATGCTTCATATCATAAGGGTGTCAAGCAGTCGCGGTATGTACGTGGTGGCCATGGAACGCGGTCTACGTCTCATGAGTTTCGCACCCTCAATACTGCTTATAGCCGACGCAAAAATCAATCATACACAATATTAAAAGCGCTGCGGTAAAAGTTCTGACCATCTAAAATCTTTCACCCTGTGTGTATTTATCGTGGCCTGATGACAAGCCTCCATGTCTCCAACATAAAAACTCCATATTTGTTTGCGAGACACCGCTGCGTAAGTAGAGTCTATTATCTGTCCGACCCCTTATCACCGTATTCCTGTGTTATGTTTCGGTCTCTTAGGGTTAGTTCAATTTTTGTCAGCACTTTCGCCGGATCCAGGTCTTTATGGTCACTAGATAACTGTAGTTTTTCTGGTTTGATGAAGATTTGTGATTTTTCTTTTTGACCTTTATACCCAACGTACAGCACAACAACTGTACAATCATCTTTGTCGGTCTTTACGTCAGCTTTAATTGAATAGTTCGTGCTGGTTGGTAAAGCATCAAACCTTTTGATTTCAGGCACGTAAAAATCGTCCAGACGAACGAGCTTCGCGTCTTTGTACAAGTCCTTATCGTATAGAGCAAGAGCCTTCTTTTTTAAATTATCCAACGTTTCGTTTGAGCAGCAGACGGGACTATAATCTTTGTCTTTTT encodes the following:
- the dcm gene encoding DNA (cytosine-5-)-methyltransferase, whose amino-acid sequence is MSFSYVDLFSGIGGFRIGLDAIGGESVGFSEIDKKAIETYLANFNDPEDYNLGDVTEIKELPEVDLIVGGVPCQSWSVAGKKRGFDDPRGKLWY